Proteins from a genomic interval of Sphingobacterium sp. SYP-B4668:
- a CDS encoding YifB family Mg chelatase-like AAA ATPase yields the protein MLVKTFSSAVYGIEATTITVEVNISTGTKYYIVGLPDNAVKESLQRIESAINSSGYKMPRQKIVVNLAPADIRKEGSSYDLAIATAILAASGQLSSDNMHAYVILGELSLDGNIQAVKGSLPIALQAAKDGFSGILLPEVNAREAAIVDSLEVIGIRTLHDIIDFFEQRKHISPTKVNLQDEFDHQINSYDVDFADVKGQENIKRALEIAAAGGHNVILIGPPGAGKTMLAKRLSSILPPLTVDESLETTKIHSVSGQLSSLSSLMTIRPYRAPHHTISDVALVGGGTNPQPGEISLAHNGVLFLDELPEFKRSVLEVMRQPLESRTITISRAKLSVDYPASFMLIAAMNPCPCGYYNHPEKECICGPHVVQRYLSKVSGPLLDRIDLHVEVTPVEFNELASRRPAEKSSDIRKRVIAARQIQRERFDRVANIHNNAQMSTKMVREVCQIDDNGNLLLKAAMERLGLSARAYDRILKVSRTIADMEGCQHIGNEHLAEAIQFRSLDRENWSTY from the coding sequence ATGCTCGTAAAGACCTTTAGCAGTGCCGTTTACGGAATTGAGGCGACCACTATTACCGTAGAAGTAAACATTTCAACAGGTACCAAATATTATATTGTAGGACTACCTGACAACGCTGTAAAGGAAAGCCTTCAACGTATCGAAAGTGCCATCAATTCCAGCGGCTATAAGATGCCACGACAAAAAATTGTAGTCAATCTGGCACCTGCTGATATTCGAAAGGAAGGTTCGTCATATGACCTTGCCATTGCGACAGCAATTCTCGCAGCATCGGGACAGCTTTCCAGCGACAACATGCATGCATATGTCATTTTAGGCGAACTCTCTTTAGATGGAAATATACAAGCGGTAAAGGGTTCGCTTCCGATAGCCCTACAGGCGGCAAAAGATGGATTTAGCGGCATTTTACTACCCGAGGTCAATGCGCGTGAAGCCGCCATTGTCGATAGTTTGGAAGTAATTGGTATTCGGACATTACACGATATCATCGACTTCTTTGAACAAAGAAAACATATCTCACCAACGAAAGTGAATCTTCAAGACGAATTCGACCATCAGATCAACAGTTATGACGTCGATTTTGCAGATGTAAAGGGTCAAGAAAATATCAAAAGAGCATTAGAAATTGCTGCCGCGGGAGGTCACAATGTCATCCTAATTGGGCCGCCTGGCGCAGGAAAGACAATGTTGGCAAAAAGACTGTCTTCTATATTACCGCCTCTTACTGTGGATGAATCCTTAGAGACGACCAAGATACACTCGGTATCCGGACAGCTCTCCTCCCTCTCATCGCTGATGACCATCAGACCCTATCGAGCTCCGCATCATACGATATCGGACGTTGCTTTGGTGGGTGGAGGCACAAATCCACAACCGGGGGAGATTTCGCTTGCACATAACGGCGTACTCTTCTTGGATGAGCTACCCGAGTTCAAGCGATCGGTATTGGAAGTGATGCGTCAACCTTTAGAATCCCGGACTATTACGATATCAAGAGCCAAGCTCTCGGTAGATTATCCCGCAAGCTTTATGCTAATCGCAGCCATGAATCCTTGCCCGTGTGGCTATTACAACCATCCTGAAAAAGAATGTATATGCGGCCCACACGTCGTACAGCGTTACCTTAGCAAGGTATCTGGACCGCTATTGGACCGCATAGATCTACACGTAGAAGTGACACCTGTAGAATTCAATGAATTGGCTTCCAGGCGACCCGCAGAAAAAAGCAGTGATATCCGAAAGAGAGTAATTGCAGCTAGGCAAATTCAGCGCGAACGATTCGACCGAGTAGCGAACATTCACAATAATGCGCAAATGAGTACAAAAATGGTACGTGAAGTTTGTCAAATAGACGACAACGGAAACTTACTTTTAAAAGCAGCTATGGAGCGATTGGGTTTATCTGCTCGGGCCTACGACCGCATTCTCAAGGTATCGCGTACCATAGCAGATATGGAAGGCTGTCAGCATATCGGGAATGAACATTTGGCGGAAGCCATACAATTTAGAAGTCTCGATAGAGAAAACTGGTCTACCTACTAA
- a CDS encoding tetratricopeptide repeat protein, with the protein MSINILKVIPMIALTIGLTAFKKEVFAQKEGQVDPSGYITKYNPDFAGIGPQVYFLPPPRTMEEILHDQYQSKRNFSDTIAIALTFQRFVTDFKPTSNAANLYPLLTPIPSNPEQWETIIQQHKNAENLQTLYGLLNEYALNSIKNGAYTKALDQLHEALAVVQRADNQNDMAIIQFNLANLYLFNRKYEEAANFQEQYYKKAVNNKTYLEQANSLVKIATIQAFDRDFKAAEQTIIRRAIPLYNKTRSYEGKILAWEQLAMIYQMQKKHTQAQWFLLQARELAEKKSLPGELAELEYMLAESKFDDGNLKVSKNEFLNARILAEKEDNKLLQLAVENKIGELYMKLKDYNSAKESLEKYWALRAELFK; encoded by the coding sequence ATGAGCATAAACATACTGAAGGTAATCCCAATGATAGCCTTGACAATAGGACTGACGGCATTCAAGAAGGAAGTCTTTGCACAAAAAGAAGGCCAAGTCGATCCCTCGGGATACATAACGAAATACAACCCTGACTTTGCAGGAATAGGTCCGCAAGTCTATTTCTTGCCCCCACCTCGTACCATGGAAGAGATTCTCCATGATCAATACCAATCGAAAAGAAACTTTTCCGATACGATTGCTATAGCCCTAACCTTTCAGCGGTTCGTGACCGATTTCAAGCCAACGTCAAATGCAGCCAATCTATACCCCTTATTGACACCAATACCGTCCAATCCTGAGCAGTGGGAAACTATCATCCAACAGCACAAAAATGCGGAAAACCTACAGACTTTGTATGGATTATTGAATGAGTATGCGTTGAACTCTATCAAAAACGGGGCTTACACCAAGGCTTTAGACCAGCTACACGAAGCGCTGGCTGTCGTACAGCGTGCCGACAATCAAAATGACATGGCCATCATACAATTCAACTTGGCCAATTTATACCTGTTCAACCGAAAATATGAAGAGGCGGCCAACTTTCAAGAACAGTATTATAAAAAAGCGGTTAATAATAAAACTTACCTAGAGCAAGCCAACTCCCTTGTCAAAATTGCAACAATTCAAGCCTTTGATAGAGATTTTAAAGCTGCTGAGCAGACCATTATACGAAGAGCAATCCCCCTGTACAATAAAACTCGTTCATACGAGGGCAAAATATTGGCTTGGGAGCAACTGGCAATGATTTACCAGATGCAAAAAAAGCACACCCAAGCACAATGGTTCTTATTGCAAGCGCGAGAACTAGCCGAGAAAAAGAGTCTTCCCGGTGAACTTGCCGAACTGGAATACATGCTAGCGGAATCTAAATTCGATGACGGCAATCTCAAAGTTTCCAAAAACGAATTTCTAAATGCACGCATACTCGCAGAAAAAGAGGATAACAAACTCTTGCAACTGGCCGTGGAAAACAAAATTGGTGAGCTCTACATGAAACTCAAAGACTATAATTCGGCAAAGGAATCTCTTGAGAAATACTGGGCATTGCGGGCAGAATTGTTTAAATAA
- a CDS encoding carboxy terminal-processing peptidase: protein MFKNLVFALSIISIVACGAKPRVNLEEGEGGLKPTMQHEIIAKEVANLLENVSYKKVPMNDSLSNLVFNNLIKSIDQGRNYLLQSDIDEFQQYKNELSQDFKQGDLSAAFHIFNIYTKRYLQRMTYALTQIDVPQDFSQDESYVGYREKLEWFKTDKEAEEQWAKRVKYDLLNLRLSSTGKEDDSTKQKETLRKRYNNLLSQAKKTNSNDAFQLIMSALTDAVDPHTTYYNPSFAQAFNEGMSNTFEGIGARLMIDNEAVTISEVLPGGPAFKDKSLHMNDKIIAVAQGDKGEFEDIIGWRLDAAVAKIKGPKGTVVRLKIIPAGQEMSTQPKIVSLKREKIVLEEESAKKEIKMVTGDDGKSYKIGIINLPKFYIDFDAYRKRDPNYKSTTRDVKLILDSLKQEKVDAVILDLRNNGGGSLQEAIELTGLFIDKGPVVQVRDTRNRIEVDNDDDAGMAWSGPFGVIINRFSASASEIFAGAIQDYGRGIILGSQSYGKGTVQSAVEMSRFISATSKLLLKAEGEKDPDTPNGAPEFGQINITMGKFYRITGSSTQHKGVSPDIAFPTQFSAEKFGESSEPAALPWDQIKSSTFSKVADLKEVNKKLEAIHKERAEKSAEYKFLLEDIEIFNKLDSIPTVTLNEAKLKKEREENKIKNRKRINAELKLHGKPEWKEGQPQPKVDFDYVKDESANIMVDFIRSKQ from the coding sequence ATGTTCAAAAATCTAGTATTTGCTCTTTCTATCATTTCTATCGTTGCCTGCGGCGCCAAGCCTAGGGTCAATTTAGAGGAGGGAGAGGGAGGTTTAAAACCAACCATGCAGCACGAGATTATAGCGAAAGAAGTGGCAAATCTATTGGAAAACGTGAGTTACAAGAAGGTCCCCATGAACGATTCGCTTTCGAATCTCGTCTTTAACAACTTGATCAAATCCATAGACCAAGGCCGAAATTATCTGCTACAGTCGGACATAGACGAGTTTCAACAGTACAAAAACGAACTCAGCCAAGATTTTAAACAAGGAGATCTTTCGGCAGCATTTCACATCTTCAACATCTACACGAAGAGATATTTGCAAAGAATGACATATGCACTTACACAAATCGATGTACCTCAGGATTTCAGTCAAGATGAATCTTATGTTGGTTATAGAGAGAAGCTGGAGTGGTTCAAAACGGACAAAGAGGCTGAAGAGCAGTGGGCCAAACGTGTAAAGTACGACCTCCTAAACCTCAGACTGAGCAGTACCGGCAAAGAGGATGACAGTACCAAACAAAAGGAAACCCTACGTAAGCGTTACAATAACCTTCTCTCTCAAGCCAAAAAAACCAACTCAAACGATGCATTTCAACTTATTATGTCAGCGCTGACTGACGCTGTAGATCCGCATACGACCTATTACAACCCTTCATTTGCCCAAGCTTTCAACGAAGGAATGTCCAACACCTTCGAAGGCATCGGCGCCAGACTTATGATTGACAATGAAGCCGTTACCATTTCCGAGGTATTGCCTGGAGGTCCTGCATTCAAGGACAAGAGCCTACACATGAATGACAAAATCATTGCAGTAGCCCAAGGTGACAAAGGCGAATTTGAAGATATCATAGGCTGGAGATTGGATGCCGCTGTTGCAAAAATCAAAGGTCCCAAAGGTACGGTAGTACGACTCAAAATAATCCCTGCCGGTCAGGAGATGAGTACACAACCAAAAATCGTATCCCTAAAAAGAGAAAAGATAGTACTAGAGGAAGAATCTGCTAAAAAAGAAATCAAAATGGTCACCGGTGATGACGGCAAATCTTATAAAATAGGAATTATCAATCTCCCTAAATTTTACATAGATTTCGACGCGTACCGCAAACGCGACCCGAACTACAAGAGTACAACGCGTGATGTCAAATTGATACTTGACTCCTTGAAACAGGAAAAAGTAGATGCTGTAATCCTAGACCTTAGAAATAATGGTGGGGGCTCATTACAGGAGGCTATTGAACTGACAGGTCTATTCATAGACAAAGGGCCAGTAGTACAAGTCCGCGACACTCGCAATCGCATAGAGGTCGACAACGACGACGACGCTGGAATGGCATGGAGCGGTCCGTTTGGTGTAATCATCAACAGGTTCTCAGCCTCCGCTTCAGAAATCTTTGCTGGAGCCATTCAAGACTATGGTAGAGGGATTATTTTGGGTTCTCAGAGTTACGGAAAAGGAACTGTGCAGTCTGCAGTAGAAATGTCTCGTTTCATTAGCGCAACCAGCAAATTACTCTTAAAAGCCGAAGGAGAAAAAGACCCAGATACTCCGAATGGAGCACCAGAATTTGGCCAGATAAATATCACCATGGGCAAATTCTACAGAATCACAGGAAGTAGTACACAGCACAAAGGTGTAAGTCCTGATATCGCCTTCCCAACTCAATTTTCTGCCGAGAAATTCGGAGAAAGCTCTGAGCCGGCGGCACTTCCTTGGGATCAAATCAAGTCAAGCACCTTCTCCAAGGTGGCCGATCTAAAAGAAGTAAACAAAAAGCTAGAGGCTATACACAAGGAAAGAGCTGAAAAATCAGCGGAATACAAATTCTTGTTGGAAGACATTGAAATCTTCAACAAATTAGATTCAATTCCTACAGTGACCCTTAATGAGGCTAAACTAAAGAAGGAAAGAGAAGAGAACAAGATTAAGAATAGAAAACGCATCAATGCCGAACTGAAACTACATGGCAAGCCGGAATGGAAAGAGGGACAACCTCAACCAAAGGTAGACTTTGACTATGTCAAAGACGAAAGTGCCAATATCATGGTAGATTTCATTCGAAGCAAACAATAA
- a CDS encoding rhomboid family intramembrane serine protease, translating into MDNIAYFIQSPVSSLIFILTIGLSIYTFSNQALYSKLMLHPYSIYRKKRGYTILTSGMIHKDWGHLLFNMITFYYFGFGLESIFVASSAWGHTQFAVLYLLSLVLSDIPTILQQKNNPGYFSLGASGAISAVLFGFILFNPQVELGIFMIIPMKAYLFAILFVGYSIWASKKANDGINHSAHLFGALAGLVITILYYPGVIQHFIGQF; encoded by the coding sequence ATGGACAATATTGCTTATTTTATCCAATCGCCTGTATCATCGCTTATTTTTATTCTCACGATAGGTCTTAGTATCTATACGTTTTCCAATCAGGCGCTGTATAGCAAGCTGATGTTGCATCCATATAGCATCTACCGCAAAAAACGGGGCTATACGATCTTGACAAGCGGCATGATCCATAAAGACTGGGGGCACCTCTTGTTTAACATGATTACCTTCTATTACTTTGGGTTTGGCTTGGAAAGTATATTTGTTGCTAGCAGTGCATGGGGGCACACACAGTTTGCGGTGCTGTATCTTCTAAGCCTTGTCCTTAGCGATATTCCTACCATTCTACAGCAAAAGAACAATCCTGGATACTTTAGCCTTGGAGCATCTGGTGCGATTAGTGCGGTGCTTTTTGGTTTTATCCTGTTCAATCCTCAAGTGGAGTTGGGTATTTTCATGATTATTCCGATGAAAGCGTATCTCTTTGCCATATTATTTGTGGGATATAGTATTTGGGCGTCTAAAAAAGCGAATGATGGTATTAATCATAGTGCGCATTTATTCGGAGCGTTAGCGGGGTTGGTTATCACTATTTTATATTATCCTGGAGTTATTCAGCATTTCATAGGCCAGTTTTAG
- the ftsH gene encoding ATP-dependent zinc metalloprotease FtsH: MNKIPSKKITPMPPKFNMMWLWIAMILGFLGLQFFFNGETAKQTTYSEFESKMLNTGDVEKLVAYKKNDLVQVEVYIKKDKLKEDKYKEVAPSPSALNLTPSTGPQYVFTDGSYEALEKKLDESQINVDPAQRIRVVPEDRSNPWTGWFVSFMLPLLIIVLIWIFLMKRMNGGAGGAGGAIFNIGKSKAQLFDKESQINITFNDVAGLEEAKQEVMEIVDFLKNPKKYTNLGGKIPKGALLVGPPGTGKTLLAKAVAGEAQVPFFSLSGSDFVEMFVGVGASRVRDLFKQAKEKAPCIIFIDEIDAIGRARGKNSIMGGNDERENTLNQLLVEMDGFGTNVGVIILAATNRLDVLDTALLRPGRFDRQISIDKPDLIGREHIFKVHLKPLKLSETVDAKKLSAQTPGFAGAEIANVCNEAALIAARKNKTEIDMQDFQDAIDRVIGGLEKKNKIISPEEKKIVAYHEAGHAIAGWFLEHADPLVKVSIVPRGVAALGYAQYLPKEQFLYTTEQLLDSMCMTMGGRVAEDITFGRISTGAQNDLERITKLAYAMTAVYGMNHKVGNVSFRDSSGESQFQKPYSDQTAELIDDEVRTLVSAVYDRTKELLLEKQDGLVAIAEKLLEKEILFQSDLEEILGKRPFANRTAYDEFVNGKSSGVPQTDLPVPPIPEESAEGRIEGQNNENPSS; encoded by the coding sequence ATGAATAAAATACCCAGTAAAAAAATAACACCCATGCCACCAAAATTCAATATGATGTGGCTGTGGATCGCTATGATTTTGGGATTTTTGGGGTTGCAGTTTTTTTTCAATGGAGAGACGGCAAAGCAAACAACCTATAGCGAGTTCGAATCTAAAATGCTCAACACAGGTGATGTAGAGAAACTAGTCGCCTACAAGAAAAATGACCTTGTACAAGTCGAGGTTTATATCAAGAAAGATAAGTTAAAAGAAGATAAATATAAGGAAGTGGCACCAAGTCCAAGTGCCCTGAATTTGACGCCATCAACAGGACCTCAATATGTATTTACCGATGGTTCTTATGAGGCGTTGGAAAAGAAATTGGATGAATCACAGATTAATGTAGATCCTGCCCAACGTATCCGAGTAGTCCCAGAAGACAGGTCCAATCCTTGGACAGGATGGTTTGTGTCTTTCATGCTCCCATTATTGATTATCGTATTGATTTGGATATTCTTGATGAAGCGTATGAACGGAGGCGCTGGAGGTGCCGGTGGTGCAATTTTTAATATCGGTAAATCTAAGGCGCAGCTATTCGACAAAGAATCTCAGATTAACATTACGTTTAATGACGTGGCGGGTCTAGAAGAAGCTAAGCAAGAGGTTATGGAGATCGTTGATTTTCTTAAAAACCCTAAGAAGTATACCAATTTAGGTGGTAAGATTCCGAAAGGGGCTCTTTTGGTCGGCCCTCCGGGTACAGGTAAAACCTTGTTGGCCAAAGCGGTAGCAGGAGAGGCACAGGTTCCATTTTTCTCGCTGTCGGGCTCCGACTTTGTGGAAATGTTTGTTGGGGTGGGGGCGTCGCGAGTACGTGATTTGTTTAAACAAGCGAAGGAAAAGGCTCCATGTATCATTTTTATTGATGAAATAGATGCGATAGGTCGTGCACGTGGCAAAAACTCCATTATGGGAGGCAACGATGAGCGTGAGAATACCCTAAATCAGTTGTTGGTAGAGATGGATGGTTTTGGCACGAATGTAGGCGTAATCATCCTTGCGGCGACCAATCGTTTGGATGTTTTGGATACAGCATTGCTTCGTCCGGGACGTTTTGATCGTCAAATATCGATTGACAAGCCAGATTTGATTGGACGAGAACATATTTTTAAAGTACACCTTAAGCCCTTGAAGCTCTCGGAGACCGTAGATGCGAAAAAGCTGTCTGCACAGACTCCAGGATTTGCAGGAGCAGAAATTGCAAACGTCTGTAATGAGGCCGCTCTTATCGCTGCTCGTAAAAACAAGACGGAGATTGACATGCAGGACTTTCAAGATGCTATCGATCGTGTAATCGGAGGTCTTGAGAAGAAGAACAAAATTATCTCCCCTGAGGAGAAAAAGATTGTCGCTTACCATGAAGCTGGGCATGCTATTGCAGGTTGGTTTTTAGAACATGCAGATCCATTGGTAAAGGTTTCTATTGTTCCACGTGGAGTAGCTGCGTTGGGATATGCGCAGTACTTACCGAAGGAACAATTCCTATATACGACCGAACAGTTATTGGACAGCATGTGTATGACAATGGGTGGACGCGTAGCGGAAGATATCACATTTGGACGTATCTCCACAGGTGCTCAAAATGATTTGGAACGTATTACCAAATTAGCATATGCCATGACTGCGGTGTATGGGATGAATCATAAAGTTGGTAACGTGTCCTTTAGAGACAGTTCGGGCGAATCCCAGTTTCAAAAGCCATATTCTGATCAGACTGCAGAGTTGATCGATGACGAAGTAAGGACATTGGTATCAGCGGTATATGATCGTACCAAGGAGCTGTTATTGGAAAAGCAAGATGGCTTAGTGGCCATTGCAGAGAAATTATTAGAAAAGGAAATCCTGTTCCAATCGGATTTAGAAGAGATATTAGGTAAACGTCCATTTGCAAATAGGACCGCTTATGACGAATTTGTCAATGGCAAATCATCTGGCGTTCCGCAGACTGACCTTCCTGTACCTCCGATCCCTGAAGAGTCTGCTGAAGGACGTATTGAAGGGCAGAACAATGAAAATCCCAGTTCTTAA
- a CDS encoding phage holin family protein, translating to MDEEQKFSLSGTVQKGKEYIDAQIELLKLKAIARGSRMIGSLVLDVSKLILTLFVVFFLSMAFAFFLGEMMNSYALGFLTTGGIFILLIVIVCVTETKLEAKFMDLSIRKLLGKWNEEDDDTQPENEKKHEESFENK from the coding sequence ATGGATGAAGAACAAAAATTTTCGCTTTCTGGTACTGTTCAGAAAGGTAAAGAATATATAGACGCGCAAATAGAGTTACTTAAGCTTAAAGCGATTGCTCGTGGTTCTCGTATGATTGGGAGCTTGGTATTGGACGTCAGCAAGCTTATCTTGACGCTGTTCGTTGTGTTTTTTTTAAGTATGGCCTTTGCCTTTTTTTTGGGGGAGATGATGAATAGTTATGCTTTAGGCTTTTTGACCACTGGGGGTATTTTTATTCTCCTCATCGTAATCGTGTGTGTGACAGAAACTAAGCTTGAAGCCAAATTTATGGATCTCTCTATTAGAAAGCTCTTGGGTAAGTGGAATGAGGAAGACGATGATACGCAACCTGAAAATGAAAAGAAACATGAGGAAAGCTTCGAAAATAAATAA
- a CDS encoding LutC/YkgG family protein, translated as MNIKNTTAKEKMLKKIRQALLQKKDNPHPTYEDSPLYKDEEESLDVTFAREFTAISGRFVYCDGEINLIENLIAFAEQHNVTKIYGWETSIQQLLGQYGFPLITNDVDFENAQVGITACEALIARNGSVMISNANAGGRRLSIYPPIHIVIAKASQLVMDIKHALNGMKQKYGEQLPTMITTITGPSRTADIEKMLVLGAHGPKELYVFMLEDRF; from the coding sequence ATGAATATCAAAAATACCACCGCCAAGGAAAAGATGCTTAAAAAGATTCGTCAAGCACTTTTACAGAAAAAGGATAATCCTCATCCCACATATGAGGACTCTCCGTTGTATAAAGATGAGGAAGAATCTCTTGACGTCACGTTTGCGCGTGAATTTACAGCTATCTCTGGTCGGTTTGTATATTGTGACGGTGAAATAAACCTCATCGAAAATCTGATTGCATTTGCCGAACAGCATAATGTGACTAAAATCTACGGGTGGGAAACCTCTATTCAACAGCTTCTAGGCCAATACGGATTTCCGCTCATCACTAATGATGTGGACTTTGAGAATGCACAGGTTGGTATTACTGCTTGTGAGGCTCTGATAGCACGTAATGGCAGTGTGATGATATCCAATGCTAATGCTGGGGGACGACGATTGAGTATCTACCCTCCGATTCATATCGTGATTGCTAAAGCGTCCCAATTGGTGATGGATATCAAGCACGCACTAAATGGTATGAAGCAAAAGTATGGGGAACAATTGCCTACGATGATTACCACTATTACGGGACCAAGCCGAACTGCGGACATTGAGAAGATGTTGGTATTGGGAGCTCATGGACCTAAAGAATTATATGTATTTATGTTAGAAGACAGATTTTAG
- a CDS encoding dienelactone hydrolase family protein — protein sequence MKKMFLIVLTIGVAGVTSAQSTPVTYHDGGQQLDGLLARSGNSGQEGVLILPAWMGIDEESKTAAEELAKSGYIAFVADIYGTGKTPKSASEAGKIAGEFKQDYQLYQRRIRVALDQLVKQGANPQKIAVIGYCFGGTGALEAARGGLPIVGAVSIHGGLSKGMRPNGPIATKVLVLHGAADASVSQSDIEALHQELDESKVDWQMIYYADSKHTFTNPASKDYNEIAARRSWKHLLLFLREVLNGE from the coding sequence ATGAAAAAAATGTTTTTAATCGTTTTGACGATCGGGGTGGCGGGTGTCACTTCAGCACAATCGACTCCCGTGACCTATCATGATGGTGGCCAGCAGTTGGATGGTCTTTTAGCTCGTTCTGGCAACTCTGGCCAGGAAGGGGTGTTGATCTTACCAGCTTGGATGGGGATTGATGAAGAATCGAAAACTGCTGCTGAAGAATTGGCCAAATCGGGTTATATCGCATTCGTGGCGGATATATATGGAACGGGAAAAACCCCGAAAAGTGCATCCGAGGCTGGGAAAATCGCCGGTGAGTTTAAACAGGATTATCAGCTTTACCAAAGGAGGATTCGAGTAGCACTTGATCAATTGGTTAAGCAGGGGGCAAATCCTCAAAAAATAGCCGTTATAGGATATTGTTTTGGAGGCACAGGGGCCTTAGAAGCTGCTCGGGGAGGTTTGCCTATCGTTGGTGCTGTATCTATCCACGGGGGACTAAGTAAGGGGATGCGACCCAATGGTCCAATAGCTACCAAAGTTTTGGTTTTGCATGGAGCAGCAGATGCTAGTGTTTCGCAAAGCGATATCGAAGCCCTTCATCAAGAACTGGATGAGAGCAAGGTTGACTGGCAAATGATTTACTACGCCGACAGCAAGCATACTTTTACCAATCCTGCATCCAAGGACTACAACGAAATTGCTGCAAGGCGTTCATGGAAACATCTATTGCTCTTTTTGAGGGAGGTACTAAATGGTGAGTAG
- the trmB gene encoding tRNA (guanosine(46)-N7)-methyltransferase TrmB translates to MGKDKLRKFAEVGTFKNVLQLDEGKVLKGKWASSHFGNDHPIVLELACGKGEYSVNLARLFPDKNFIGVDYKGNRIWRGAKTALEDGIDNVAFLRIQIETILEYFEEGEVDEIWITFPDPQPQDSREKKRLTNPRFLERYQTILKPDGLMNLKTDNDGFYGYTLEQISLLGLPKVAETTNLYHSDLVDEVLSIKTYYERKYLAHDKNINYVRWTFKK, encoded by the coding sequence ATGGGAAAAGATAAATTAAGGAAGTTTGCCGAAGTTGGCACATTTAAAAATGTTCTTCAGTTGGATGAAGGCAAGGTGCTGAAAGGCAAATGGGCTTCCAGCCATTTCGGTAATGACCACCCTATTGTTTTAGAACTCGCATGTGGAAAAGGGGAGTATTCTGTAAATCTTGCGAGATTGTTTCCCGACAAAAATTTTATAGGAGTTGACTATAAAGGAAATCGTATTTGGAGAGGGGCTAAGACTGCCTTAGAAGATGGGATAGATAATGTTGCATTCTTACGTATTCAAATCGAAACGATATTGGAATATTTTGAGGAAGGTGAGGTTGATGAGATATGGATTACTTTTCCCGATCCTCAGCCACAGGATAGTCGAGAGAAAAAGCGGTTGACTAATCCTCGTTTCCTGGAGCGCTATCAAACGATACTGAAACCTGATGGTCTCATGAATCTGAAGACTGACAATGATGGCTTTTATGGTTATACTCTTGAACAAATTTCCCTTCTTGGGCTACCAAAGGTAGCGGAAACCACTAATCTCTATCACTCGGACCTTGTTGACGAAGTCTTGTCTATAAAAACCTACTATGAGCGAAAGTACCTCGCCCATGATAAGAATATAAATTATGTCCGATGGACATTTAAGAAATAA
- a CDS encoding YtxH domain-containing protein, producing the protein MKDNGKIVAALLAGLAAGAVLGVLFAPEKGSETRDKLNESLSDLGDAIKERAEEQFDQLNDFKEKVVAAVKSKVGKTGRSIEGELEEHA; encoded by the coding sequence ATGAAAGATAACGGTAAGATCGTCGCAGCTCTATTGGCAGGATTAGCCGCAGGAGCAGTTCTTGGTGTTTTGTTTGCTCCTGAAAAAGGATCGGAGACAAGGGACAAACTCAATGAGTCTCTTTCTGATCTTGGAGATGCAATCAAAGAAAGGGCTGAAGAGCAGTTTGATCAATTGAATGACTTTAAAGAGAAGGTGGTTGCGGCAGTAAAATCGAAAGTTGGGAAAACTGGTCGCTCTATCGAAGGCGAGTTGGAAGAGCATGCATAA